Proteins from one Setaria italica strain Yugu1 chromosome V, Setaria_italica_v2.0, whole genome shotgun sequence genomic window:
- the LOC101756922 gene encoding uncharacterized protein LOC101756922: protein MAAAGKGWAERVRRGVRTVWFMVVMVASLLVASAPALVAAGDVAVALWLEVRLGCLRGHGLRDQLQRYRFRSSLADIPLVSILRSLIITCVYLMSDTSGLSHGPYLGTATFCSLASLLILLIKASVYSPGQDIGPELSPSLPDHKLNLKKLWGMPVLFLSSLVFALGHVIVAYRTSCRARRKLLIHRIDPESILAYKNAFSGCYKVPRSPTPYGAKLFSRSESETKRKTIVHDDRDLPISFLADSDSMFIACQGITVHYKISDPSTCLSSPPDSFSERDTHHDVISSSISPRRQRHESPPSASSNTRRLLNRSFSHQYHQTSLYAPLLVEPVTSPTLSDEIPLMSLDDGSADVYLNPVGFDLEAGEHGKFAVVLVHGFGGGVFSWRHVSNLLARQVGCNVLAFDRPGWGLTSRPRRKDWEDKKLPNPYELESQVDLLISFCSEMGLRSVVLVGHDDGGLLALKAAEKLRTYGDHIKVEVKGVVLVGVSLSREVIPAFARILLHTPLRKKHMVRPLLRTEITQVINRRAWYDATKLTTEVLNLYKAPLFVEGWDEALHEVGRLSFSTVLSSKRAADLLRSVEDLPVLVVAGSEDALVSVKSAQAMASKLVNSRIVTVSGCGTFAT, encoded by the exons atggcggcggcggggaaggggtGGGCGGAGCGGGTGCGGCGCGGGGTGAGGACTGTATGGTTCATGGTGGTCATGGTGGCGTCGCTGCTCgtggcgtcggcgccggcgctcgTGGCCGCGGGCGACGTCGCCGTGGCGCTGTGGCTCGAGGTGCGCCTCGGATGCCTCCGCGGCCACGGCCTGCGGGACCAACTGCAGCGGTACCGCTTCCGGAGCTCGCTCGCCGACATACCGCTCGTCTCCATCCTTCGATCTCTCATCATCACTT GTGTATACCTCATGTCTGATACTTCTGGTCTCTCTCATGGTCCTTACCTTGGAACAGCAACTTTCTGTTCCTTGGCATCTCTGCTCATTTTGTTAATTAAGGCCTCCGTTTATAGTCCGGGGCAGGACATTGGGCCTGAGCTCTCGCCGTCATTGCCGGATCACAAGCTCAATCTCAAGAAGCTATGGGGAATGCCAGTGCTTTTTCTGTCTTCCTTGGTGTTTGCTCTTGGCCATGTTATTGTTGCTTACAGAACAAGCTGCAGGGCTCGACGGAAGCTTCTCATTCACCGCATTGACCCTGAATCG ATTTTAGCGTACAAGAATGCCTTTTCTGGATGCTACAAGGTTCCGCGGTCTCCTACACCATATGGTGCAAAGCTTTTCTCAAGGAGTGAAAGCGAGACAAAGAGGAAAACAATTGTACATGATGACCGCGATTTGCCAATCAGTTTTCTTGCAGACAGTGATAGCATGTTCATTGCTTGCCAGGGGATCACTGTACACTACAAAATTTCCGATCCATCAACCTGCTTATCGTCGCCCCCTGACTCCTTTTCAGAAAGGGATACTCATCATGATGTAATTTCATCGAGCATTTCTCCTAGAAGACAGAGACATGAGAGCCCACCGTCCGCTTCCTCCAATACCCGCCGCCTTCTGAATAGGAGCTTTAGCCATCAATATCATCAAACTTCTCTATATGCGCCACTATTGGTAGAACCAGTGACATCTCCAACTTTGTCAGATGAGATCCCTCTTATGAGTCTTGATGATGGCAGTGCTGACGTATATTTGAATCCTGTGGGCTTTGACCTTGAGGCTGGAGAGCATGGTAAATTTGCTGTAGTTTTAGTGCATGGGTTTGGAGGGGGAGTATTCTCGTGGAGACATGTCTCTAATTTGCTAGCTCGACAAGTGGGCTGCAATGTTTTGGCCTTTGATCGCCCAGGATGGGGATTGACATCTCGACCTCGCAGAAAGGACTGGGAAGACAAGAAATTACCAAATCCATATGAGTTAGAGTCTCAG GTTGATCTTCTTATTTCATTTTGCTCGGAGATGGGTTTGCGCTCTGTGGTTTTAGTTGGTCATGATGATGGGGGCTTGCTTGCCTTGAAAGCTGCAGAAAAGCTGCGCACTTATGGAGATCATATAAAG GTTGAGGTGAAGGGAGTTGTTCTTGTAGGTGTAAGCTTATCAAGAGAAGTGATTCCTGCATTTGCTCGTATACTACTGCATACACCTCTGAGGAAAAAGCACATGGTCCGTCCACTTCTTCGTACTGAAATAACTCAGGTTATCAATCGACGAGCATGGTATGATGCCACAAAGCTAACAACGGAAGTTCTTAACCTGTACAAG GCTCCGCTATTTGTTGAGGGCTGGGATGAAGCACTACATGAAGTGGGCCGGCTTTCGTTTTCTACTGTCCTATCATCAAAAAGAGCGGCAGATTTATTAAGATCAGTGGAAGACCTTCCTGTTCTGGTGGTAGCAGGCTCTGAGGATGCTCTTGTTTCTGTGAAGTCGGCACAAGCTATGGCTTCAAAACTTGTAAATTCT AGGATAGTAACTGTATCGGGATGTGGGACATTTGCCACATGA
- the LOC101757319 gene encoding potassium channel AKT1, whose translation MAGWGSSRVAACGPWGGAMERELSRDGSHYSISSGILPSLGARSNRSIKLRPFIVSPYDRRYRCWETFLIILVVYSAWVSPFEFGFIRKPTGGLAIVDNVVNAIFAVDIILTFFVAYLDRLTYLLEDDPKKIAWRYATTWFVLDVASTIPTELARKILPPNLRSYGFFNMLRLWRLRRVSSLFARLEKDRHFNYFWVRCAKLICVTLFAVHCSACFYYLLADRYPDPSDTWIGNSMPDFHHRSLWIRYVTSMYWSITTLTTVGYGDLHAENTREMVFNIFYMLFNLGLTAYLIGNMTNLVVHGTSRTRKYRDTIQAATSFALRNQLPSRLQDQMISHLSLKFRTDSEGLQQQETLDTLPKAIRSSISQYLFFNLVQKVYLFQGVSNDLIFQLVSEMKAEYFPPREDVILQNEAPTDFYILVTGSAELIELQNGAEQVAGVAKSGDVVGEIGVLCYRPQLFTVRTKSLCQLLRMNRTAFLNIVQSNVGDGTIIMNNLIQLLKEQKDNSVMVGVLKEIENMLARGHLDLPITLCFAVTRGDDLLLHQLLKRGFDPNESDNNGHTALHIAASKGNEQCVKLLLDHGADPNARDDQGKVPLWEALCEKHAAVVELLVENGADLSSGDTALYACVAVEDNKTELLKDIIRYGGDINRSTRDGTTPLHRAVCDGNVQMVELLLEHGADIDKQDSNGWSPRDLAVQQGHDDIQVLFKNKSRVAPSHRVSNSRVAPMLIGRFNSEPAMPNVDHEDAELCSKVVPQRLLRKRVTFQNSLFGVISSTHAHQDTGRMLSRDLAATGGPSCRHNSLVRVTLSCPEKGDTARKLVLLPRSMKELLELGAKKFGFMPTKVQTVEGAEIDEVELIRDGDHIVLVSDDWVPEVAQIRPDEK comes from the exons ATGGCGGGGTGGGGGTCGTCCAGGGTGGCGGCGTGCGGGCCGTGGGGCGGGGCGATGGAGAGAGAGCTGTCGCGGGACGGCAGCCACTACAGCATCTCTAGCGGCATCCTGCCGTCGCTCGGCGCGCGGAGCAACCGAAGCATCAAGCTCAGGCCCTTCATCGTCTCGCCCTACGACCGCCGATACAG ATGCTGGGAGACTTTTCTCATAATTCTCGTTGTCTACTCTGCATGGGTTTCCCCATTTGAGTTTGGCTTCATTAGAAAACCAACAGGAGGCCTAGCTATAGTGGACAATGTTGTGAACGCGATCTTCGCAGTGGACATCATCCTGACCTTCTTTGTAGCTTACTTGGATAGACTGACATACTTGCTTGAAGATGATCCAAAGAAGATAGCTTGGCGGTACGCTACCACTTGGTTTGTTCTTGACGTCGCCTCCACCATCCCAACAGAACTTGCTCGGAAGATACTACCTCCAAACCTGAGGTCGTATGGCTTTTTCAACATGCTTCGTCTATGGCGTCTTCGTAGGGTCAGCTCTCTCTTTGCTAG GTTGGAGAAGGATAGACACTTCAATTATTTCTGGGTTCGATGTGCAAAGCTCATATGT GTTACACTTTTTGCAGTCCACTGTTCGGCATGCTTCTACTATCTTCTTGCTGATAGGTATCCTGACCCATCGGATACGTGGATTGGCAATTCGATGCCAGATTTTCATCACCGTAGCTTGTGGATTCGCTATGTTACATCAATGTATTGGTCAATCACTACTCTGACCACTGTGGGTTATGGTGATCTACACGCGGAGAACACAAGGGAAATGGTATTCAACATTTTCTACATGCTATTCAACCTTGGATTGACTGCCTACTTGATCGGAAACATGACCAATCTAGTTGTCCATGGCACCAGCCGTACTCGAAAATAT AGAGATACAATTCAAGCAGCAACCAGCTTTGCACTAAGGAATCAGCTACCATCTCGGCTGCAAGATCAAATGATCTCACATCTTAGCTTGAAGTTCAGGACAGATTCAGAAGGTCTTCAACAGCAAGAAACCCTTGATACGCTGCCAAAGGCTATCAGATCCAGCATTTCTCAGTATCTGTTTTTTAATCTTGTCCAAAAGGTTTACTTGTTTCAAGGGGTGTCCAATGACCTTATTTTTCAACTG GTTTCTGAGATGAAAGCTGAATATTTTCCACCTAGGGAAGATGTGATTCTGCAGAATGAAGCACCCACTGACTTCTACATTTTAGTTACTGGCAGCGCG GAGTTAATAGAGTTGCAAAATGGTGCAGAACAG GTTGCTGGAGTGGCTAAGTCTGGAGATGTTGTTGGAGAAATTGGGGTTCTTTGCTACAGGCCTCAACTATTCACAGTTCGAACAAAGTCGTTATGCCAGCTTCTCCGTATGAATCGCACTGCCTTTCTCAATATTGTTCAATCCAATGTTGGAGATGGAACGATAATAATGAACAACCTTATTCAG TTATTAAAAGAGCAGAAAGACAACAGTGTAATGGTGGGCGTTCTGAAGGAGATTGAGAACATGCTAGCACGGGGTCATTTGGATTTGCCAATTACCCTCTGTTTTGCGGTAACTAGAGGAGATGACCTTTTGTTGCATCAACTTCTGAAGCGTGGTTTTGATCCAAATGAATCAGATAACAATGGCCATACTGCACTG CATATAGCTGCTTCCAAAGGAAATGAGCAATGCGTCAAGCTTCTTCTAGACCATGGAGCTGATCCTAATGCTAGAG ACGACCAAGGAAAAGTTCCACTGTGGGAGGCTTTGTGTGAAAAGCATGCTGCAGTAGTAGAGTTGCTAGTTGAGAATGGTGCAGATCTATCTTCTGGAGACACGGCCTTGTATGCTTGTGTTGCTGTTGAGGATAATAAGACGGAGCTGCTTAAGGACATTATCCGTTATGGTGGCGACATAAACAGATCAACGAGAGATGGAACCACTCCACTGCACCGTGCTGTCTGTGACGGAAATGTTCAGATGGTTGAACTTTTGCTGGAACATGGAGCTGACATCGATAAGCAGGACAGCAATGGCTGGAGTCCAAGAGATCTAGCTGTACAACAAGGCCACGACGACATACAGGTCCTTTTTAAGAACAAATCACGGGTAGCACCAAGTCACCGTGTCTCAAATAGCAGGGTGGCACCTATGTTGATAGGGAGGTTCAACAGTGAGCCCGCAATGCCAAACGTGGACCATGAAGATGCCGAATTATGCAGCAAAGTTGTCCCGCAGAGGCTCCTGAGAAAGAGGGTCACTTTCCAAAACTCCCTTTTTGGTGTCATTTCTTCAACCCACGCCCACCAGGACACTGGCCGTATGCTCTCGAGAGACCTTGCAGCAACAGGTGGTCCGAGTTGCCGTCACAATTCCCTCGTCAGGGTGACACTCAGCTGCCCCGAGAAGGGGGACACAGCCAGGAAGCTCGTGCTCCTACCACGGTCGATGAAGGAACTCCTCGAACTAGGCGCAAAGAAGTTTGGCTTCATGCCCACCAAGGTCCAGACGGTTGAAGGTGCTGAGATTGACGAGGTGGAGCTTATCAGAGACGGTGATCATATTGTTCTCGTCAGTGATGACTGGGTGCCAGAAGTTGCGCAAATAAGGCCTGACGAGAAGTGA
- the LOC101757722 gene encoding GTP-binding nuclear protein Ran-2, whose amino-acid sequence MALPNQQVVDYPSFKLVIVGDGGTGKTTFVKRHLTGEFEKKYEPTIGVEVHPLDFSTNCGKIRFYCWDTAGQEKFGGLRDGYYIHGQCAIIMFDVTSRLTYKNVPTWHRDLCRVCENIPIVLCGNKVDVKNRQVKAKQVTFHRKKNLQYYEISAKSNYNFEKPFLYLARKLAGDQNLHFVEAVALKPPEVQIDMAMQQQHEAELAAAAAQPLPDDDDDLIE is encoded by the exons ATG GCGTTGCCGAATCAGCAGGTTGTGGATTACCCCAGCTTCAAGCTCGTCATCGTTGGCGACGGTGGAACTG GGAAAACCACATTTGTGAAAAGGCATCTTACTGGGGAGTTTGAGAAGAAATATGAGC CCACCATTGGTGTTGAAGTTCACCCACTGGATTTTAGCACCAACTGTGGTAAAATCCGCTTCTATTGCTGGGACACTGCTGGGCAAGAAAAGTTTGGTGGTCTCAGAGATGGCTACTA TATCCATGGCCAGTGTGCCATCATCATGTTTGATGTCACTTCAAGGCTGACATACAAGAATGTACCAACATGGCACAGGGACTTGTGCAG GGTGTGTGAGAACATTCCCATTGTCCTCTGTGGTAACAAGGTTGACGTGAAGAACAGGCAAGTCAAAGCCAAGCAAGTTACATTCCACAGGAAGAAGAACTTGCAGTACTATGAGATTTCTGCCAAGAGCAATTACAACTTTGAGAAGCCCTTCCTTTACCTCGCTAGGAAGCTGGCAGG GGACCAGAACCTTCACTTTGTCGAGGCTGTTGCTCTGAAGCCACCAGAAGTGCAGATTGATATGGCCATGCAACAACA GCATGAAGCTGAGCTTGCTGCGGCCGCCGCGCAACCCCTGCCAGATGACGATGATGACCTGATCGAGTAG
- the LOC101758136 gene encoding transcription initiation factor TFIID subunit 7: MEEQFILRVPPSVAERIERLMNESAASSSNPDDASLDLSFSEDGRNGTFMIDNERFPASLLDLPAVVESYKTYDDSVLIKTADIGQMIMVREENDPAPEGVEYKHGLTPPMRDARRRRFRREPDLNAELVNQVEKHLINIMHGVSVNQNASVIGGEEGGERKKPPVARAPKQPDVQEPAANGEEAEPERSDSEESDN, from the exons ATGGAGGAGCAGTTCATCCTCCGCGTGCCGCCGTCCGTGGCGGAGCGGATCGAGCGCCTCATGAACGaatccgccgcctcctcctccaaccctgacgacgcctccctcgacctctCCTTCTCAG AGGATGGAAGAAATGGTACATTTATGATTGACAATGAAAGGTTTCCTGCATCTCTCTTGGATTTACCTGCGGTGGTGGAGTCATACAAGACTTATGATGACTCTGTACTAATTAAAACTGCTGATATTGGTCAG ATGATTATGGTAAGAGAAGAAAATGACCCTGCTCCAGAGGGAGTTGAATACAAGCATGGGCTTACTCCTCCAATGAGGGATGCACGCAGACGCCGTTTCCGCAGAGAACCAGACTTGAAT GCAGAGCTGGTTAACCAAGTTGAGAAGCATCTCATCAATATTATGCATGGAGTATCTGTCA ACCAGAATGCCAGTGTAATAGGAGGTGAGGAAGGTGGTGAGCGTAAGAAACCTCCAGTAGCCCGTGCACCCAAGCAGCCTGATGTTCAAGAGCCAGCTGCAAATGGCGAGGAAGCTGAACCTGAGAGAAGCGACTCGGAAGAGTCTGATAACTGA